Proteins co-encoded in one Salvia splendens isolate huo1 chromosome 4, SspV2, whole genome shotgun sequence genomic window:
- the LOC121799492 gene encoding probable U3 small nucleolar RNA-associated protein 11 — protein MSSLRNALPRKAHKERSQPQSRKKFGLLEKHKDYVERARAFHRKEETLQKLKEKAAFRNPDEFYFKMINSKTVHGVHRQEGEANKYSKEELMLMKTQDIGYILQKLQAEKKKIEKLNAVLHSVDNQSSTQHVYFAEDRTEAREIRAQKPEHRENPTFEDLPKDIKRRTIGSYRELEARRNRVKELEKIYTDMAMQKELQKKGRKRKLREDEIVGPTSGPVFKWRQERKR, from the exons ATGTCGTCTTTGAGGAATGCTCTCCCGCGAAAAGCTCACAAGGAGCGATCACAGCC ACAGTCGAGGAAGAAATTTGGGCTGCTCGAGAAGCATAAGGATTATGTCGAGCGTGCACGCGCCTTCCACAGAAAAGAGGAGACATTGCAA AAACTTAAAGAAAAGGCGGCATTTAGGAATCCCGATGAGTTCTACTTCAAGATGATTAACTCCAAAACTGTTCATGGAGTCCACAGACAGGA GGGTGAAGCGAACAAGTACTCTAAGGAAGAGCTCATGTTGATGAAGACGCAAGATATTGGATATATTTTGCAGAAACTTCAGGCTGAGAAAAAG AAAATCGAAAAGCTAAATGCTGTGCTGCACTCTGTTGATAACCAGTCATCAACCCAACATGTATACTTTGCTGAAGATAG GACTGAAGCGAGAGAAATTCGAGCTCAGAAGCCTGAACACAGAGAAAACCCCACTTTTGAAGACTTGCCAAAGGATATTAAGAG GAGGACAATTGGTTCGTACCGTGAGCTAGAGGCTAGAAGAAACCGAGTTAAAGAGCTAGAGAAGATATACACGGATATGGCAATGCAGAAAGAATTACAG AAAAAGGGCCGGAAACGGAAACTTCGTGAGGATGAAATCGTTGGCCCAACATCAGGACCTGTATTCAAATGGAGGCAGGAAAGAAAAcgctga